In one window of Cynocephalus volans isolate mCynVol1 chromosome 6, mCynVol1.pri, whole genome shotgun sequence DNA:
- the IL15RA gene encoding interleukin-15 receptor subunit alpha isoform X1 yields MAPWRLSGCRAHAVTALLLLLLVRPPATRGVTCPTPTSVEHADIHVRSYTLHSRERYVCSSGFKRKAGTSSLIECVHNKTTNAAHWTAPNLKCIRDPSLTHQRPVPPSTVEMAGVTPQPESLSPSGKEPAAASPRSDITVTTETAAAPGSRLMPSEPPSSGTTQIGSRESSKDPPQTTAETLGLIPSASSETPGASPFSSREVTVAISASVLLCALCAASLLAFYFRTRQTSQLPSVEMENMEVVPMTGRTSSRQDDSENLPTQPLKLRGNQPSHMWSKGASSASANENLEKMGGVECQEKAHQDDQTSLV; encoded by the exons GTGTCACATGCCCCACCCCCACGTCTGTTGAACACGCTGACATCCATGTCAGGAGCTACACTTTGCACTCCAGGGAGCGGTACGTCTGTAGCTCTGGTTTCAAGCGTAAAGCTGGCACGTCCAGCCTGATCGAGTGTGTGCATAACAAGACCACGAATGCTGCCCACTGGACAGCTCCCAATCTCAAGTGCATCA GAGACCCCTCCCTGACTCACCAAAGGCCAGTGCCACCCTCCACAGTAGAGATGGCAGGGGTGACCCCACAGCCAGAGAGcctctccccttctggaaaag AGCCAGCAGCTGCCTCTCCCAGGTCAGACATCACAGTGACCACAGAGACAGCTGCTGCACCAGGCTCCCGGCTGATGCCATCAGAACCACCTTCCTCAGGGACTACTCAGATAGGCAGCCGTGAGTCCTCCAAAGACCCACCTCAGACAACAGCAGAGACCTTGGGACTCATACCCTCTGCCTCCTCTGAGACGCCAG GTGCTTCTCCATTCAGCTCCAGGGAGGTCACTG TGGCCATCTCTGCGTCCGTCCTGCTATGTGCACTGTGTGCTGCGTCTCTCCTGGCATTTTACTTCAGGACAAG GCAAACTTCCCAGCTGCCCAGTGTTGAAATGGAAAACATGGAAGTTGTGCCAATGACCGGGAGGACCAGCAGCAGACAGGACGACTCTGAGAACCTGCCCACACAACCTCTGAAACTCAGGGGAAACCAACCCAGTCACATGTGGAGCAAAGGAGCTAGCTCTGCTTCAGCTAACGAGAATCTAGAAAAGATGGGAGGAGTTGAGTGCCAGGAGAAAGCCCACCAGGATGATCAGACGTCCCTGGTGTGA
- the IL15RA gene encoding interleukin-15 receptor subunit alpha isoform X2: protein MAPWRLSGCRAHAVTALLLLLLVRPPATRGVTCPTPTSVEHADIHVRSYTLHSRERYVCSSGFKRKAGTSSLIECVHNKTTNAAHWTAPNLKCIRDPSLTHQRPVPPSTVEMAGVTPQPESLSPSGKEPAAASPRSDITVTTETAAAPGSRLMPSEPPSSGTTQIGSRESSKDPPQTTAETLGLIPSASSETPGASPFSSREVTAHFPREGQGSGAEPGDNMGRQFELAVSAGKGMFVPRSGTEQIAQPSRNVHSGMLAGQALGSLCKHWPSLRPSCYVHCVLRLSWHFTSGQGKLPSCPVLKWKTWKLCQ from the exons GTGTCACATGCCCCACCCCCACGTCTGTTGAACACGCTGACATCCATGTCAGGAGCTACACTTTGCACTCCAGGGAGCGGTACGTCTGTAGCTCTGGTTTCAAGCGTAAAGCTGGCACGTCCAGCCTGATCGAGTGTGTGCATAACAAGACCACGAATGCTGCCCACTGGACAGCTCCCAATCTCAAGTGCATCA GAGACCCCTCCCTGACTCACCAAAGGCCAGTGCCACCCTCCACAGTAGAGATGGCAGGGGTGACCCCACAGCCAGAGAGcctctccccttctggaaaag AGCCAGCAGCTGCCTCTCCCAGGTCAGACATCACAGTGACCACAGAGACAGCTGCTGCACCAGGCTCCCGGCTGATGCCATCAGAACCACCTTCCTCAGGGACTACTCAGATAGGCAGCCGTGAGTCCTCCAAAGACCCACCTCAGACAACAGCAGAGACCTTGGGACTCATACCCTCTGCCTCCTCTGAGACGCCAG GTGCTTCTCCATTCAGCTCCAGGGAGGTCACTG CTCACTTTCCCCGAGAAGGACAAGGATCAGGAGCAGAGCCGGGGGATAACATGGGGAGACAGTTTGAACTGGCAGTGTCAGCAGGAAAGGGGATGTTTGTTCCTAGAAGTGGAACAGAGCAAATTGCACAGCCCTCACGAAATGTGCATAGCGGCATGCTGGCTGGGCAGGCGCTTGGATCCCTCTGCAAACAT TGGCCATCTCTGCGTCCGTCCTGCTATGTGCACTGTGTGCTGCGTCTCTCCTGGCATTTTACTTCAGGACAAG GCAAACTTCCCAGCTGCCCAGTGTTGAAATGGAAAACATGGAAGTTGTGCCAATGA